One window from the genome of Candidatus Hydrogenedens sp. encodes:
- a CDS encoding glycosyltransferase: MGQIKILTFNFHEPYMCLMAKTGFEMDLGLYSEGLLARKWKAEFRPKPENLHEVPQNEWRERLFKGYYDIVIAHNETNAWDIREAPCPKILVCHNRKTYLKTTLPKNDISAIENFEKVLGVLSELFTFVFISPSKRDDYGYPGYVVLPGIDIEEYGGYQGSEEVILRVGNYMQVRNWMFDFPLQETLCQGLPNIIVGENPGVENSKPSANFEELLSAYRFNRCLLHITRQEFEDGYNLSTLEAMACGMPVVALSNRTSPITNEVDGFTSFDPAQLRKYLELLLENPDLAKKIGAQGRETIKKKFPISQFVENWQKIILKQSGKETTSVSITKPSTETKHYHILLDYVTSPHTTARYFEFAFEKDHDVVTSGFRCPEELLYKWGFQNPPPYPPQRISTSFDEKRIENLLSGIPSGYIFDFYIYVDSGLKTIDPLIDLLNIPRVAYFIDTHLDIQTRLEMAKHFDIVFLAQQSHVKIFKEQGIRHVFWLPLACCPELYPQKELPRYIDVSFVGSLSPDEGDKRRRLLMKVAEKFPNHYIGKKWPLEMGEVYSRSKIVVNSAINYDLNMRVFEGMAGGALLITDSADSILELFEDGKDLVIYKNEKDLIEKIHYYLEHEEERYEIAMQGQQKVLGKHTYHHRCQQILNKVEEIFKIDTTKANRLEVKPINYYSSERREVLNYIPQGTKKVLDVGCATGNFGLAMKRELGVEEVVGIEIVPEIAEIAKKVLDTVFVGNIQTDSFPFDDNYFDVITCCDVLEHTEHPEKVLRNLIRYLKPYGYVIISIPNVQYWGVIFGLSIGRWDYRDSGIQDITHLKFYTKNTLQELIRKAGLLINTMEPLSISPENMIPRKENGNLQIGKICIDKVSDEEYRLLRTFQYIVIAQKIPSDINEVNEQVRKLLESGEIGLLFELARTESDLPLWKRYSIEGKAYAHTGNLVKAQECYLKAIEMDKNNELYIEYGLLMLAMNQVQTALEIFNKVFQEEPKNIRLHLAMGQGYLQMGNIQKSYEHLKYAFSNSYDYPSVLDLYIYVCEQLGHIENVEETIKAFIDFYPGDVSLILKYSTFLSRHGRAREAINVLKEYIEIFGTSDELEKEVKRLESI, encoded by the coding sequence ATGGGACAAATTAAAATCTTGACTTTTAATTTTCACGAGCCTTACATGTGTTTAATGGCAAAAACGGGGTTTGAAATGGATTTAGGATTGTATAGTGAGGGGTTGCTTGCTCGAAAATGGAAAGCGGAATTCCGACCTAAACCTGAAAATTTACATGAAGTTCCCCAAAATGAGTGGAGAGAACGACTTTTCAAAGGGTATTACGATATTGTAATTGCCCATAACGAAACGAATGCCTGGGATATTCGTGAAGCACCCTGCCCTAAAATTCTCGTATGTCATAATAGAAAAACCTACCTAAAAACAACACTGCCGAAAAATGACATTTCTGCTATTGAAAACTTTGAGAAGGTTTTAGGTGTTTTATCTGAATTGTTTACTTTTGTATTTATTTCTCCCTCGAAAAGAGATGATTATGGTTATCCGGGGTATGTGGTGTTGCCTGGTATTGATATAGAAGAGTATGGGGGTTATCAGGGAAGCGAGGAAGTGATTTTACGGGTAGGTAATTATATGCAGGTGCGAAACTGGATGTTTGATTTTCCATTACAGGAAACTCTCTGCCAGGGATTACCTAATATTATTGTTGGAGAAAATCCGGGTGTTGAAAACTCAAAACCTTCCGCAAACTTTGAAGAATTGCTATCTGCATATCGTTTCAATCGCTGTTTGCTTCATATAACCCGTCAGGAATTTGAAGATGGATACAATCTTTCTACATTAGAAGCGATGGCTTGTGGTATGCCGGTGGTTGCATTAAGCAATCGCACTTCGCCAATTACAAATGAGGTAGATGGTTTTACATCGTTTGACCCTGCCCAATTGCGAAAATACCTTGAACTTCTTTTAGAAAATCCAGATTTGGCGAAAAAAATAGGAGCCCAAGGGAGAGAGACTATTAAAAAGAAATTTCCTATATCTCAATTTGTTGAGAATTGGCAAAAGATAATTTTAAAACAAAGTGGGAAAGAAACGACCTCTGTTTCAATCACAAAGCCATCAACAGAAACAAAACATTATCACATTTTATTAGATTATGTTACTTCCCCACATACAACGGCTCGATATTTCGAATTCGCATTTGAAAAAGACCATGATGTTGTAACATCGGGTTTTCGATGCCCTGAAGAATTGCTTTATAAGTGGGGATTTCAAAATCCTCCTCCATATCCTCCTCAGAGAATCTCAACCTCGTTTGATGAAAAACGCATAGAGAATCTCCTCTCGGGCATTCCATCAGGATATATCTTCGATTTCTATATCTATGTTGATTCGGGACTTAAAACAATTGACCCATTAATAGATTTGCTCAATATCCCTCGAGTGGCGTATTTTATTGATACCCACCTCGACATACAAACACGGTTAGAAATGGCAAAACATTTTGATATTGTGTTTCTGGCTCAACAAAGTCATGTAAAAATATTCAAGGAACAGGGTATCCGTCATGTTTTTTGGTTACCTCTTGCTTGCTGTCCCGAATTATATCCTCAAAAGGAACTACCCCGTTATATTGATGTCTCTTTTGTAGGTAGTTTATCACCTGATGAAGGGGATAAAAGAAGAAGGTTGTTAATGAAAGTGGCTGAAAAATTCCCAAATCATTACATTGGTAAAAAATGGCCTCTTGAAATGGGAGAAGTCTATTCAAGAAGTAAAATTGTTGTAAATTCTGCCATTAATTATGACTTAAATATGCGGGTATTTGAAGGTATGGCAGGTGGGGCTTTACTCATTACAGATTCTGCGGATAGTATTCTGGAATTGTTTGAAGATGGGAAAGACCTTGTTATTTACAAAAATGAAAAGGATTTAATTGAAAAAATTCATTATTATCTGGAACATGAAGAGGAAAGATACGAAATTGCTATGCAGGGGCAACAAAAGGTTTTAGGGAAACACACTTATCACCATAGATGCCAACAAATTCTTAACAAAGTTGAGGAAATTTTTAAAATTGATACAACAAAAGCAAACCGATTAGAAGTAAAACCTATAAACTATTACTCTTCTGAAAGAAGGGAGGTATTAAATTATATTCCCCAAGGAACAAAAAAGGTTCTTGATGTAGGTTGTGCTACGGGGAATTTCGGTTTAGCAATGAAACGGGAATTGGGTGTTGAAGAAGTGGTTGGGATAGAAATTGTCCCCGAAATTGCTGAAATTGCAAAGAAGGTTTTGGATACCGTATTTGTTGGAAATATCCAAACAGATAGTTTTCCTTTTGATGATAACTATTTTGATGTAATCACCTGTTGCGATGTATTAGAACATACAGAACACCCTGAAAAGGTATTGCGAAATCTAATCCGATACCTGAAACCTTATGGCTATGTTATCATCAGCATTCCCAATGTTCAATATTGGGGTGTCATTTTTGGTCTATCTATTGGAAGATGGGATTATCGTGATTCGGGTATTCAGGATATAACTCATTTAAAATTCTATACGAAGAATACATTACAAGAATTAATTCGTAAAGCAGGGCTTCTGATTAATACTATGGAACCTCTTTCTATATCCCCTGAAAATATGATACCCCGTAAAGAAAATGGAAACCTGCAAATAGGTAAGATTTGTATTGATAAAGTTTCTGATGAAGAGTATAGGTTATTACGCACTTTTCAGTATATTGTAATTGCACAGAAAATCCCTTCGGATATAAACGAGGTTAATGAACAAGTTCGCAAATTATTAGAATCAGGGGAAATCGGTTTATTATTTGAACTTGCGAGAACAGAAAGCGATTTACCACTATGGAAACGATACAGTATCGAAGGGAAAGCGTATGCACACACCGGCAATCTTGTAAAAGCCCAGGAGTGTTATTTAAAAGCCATAGAAATGGACAAAAATAATGAATTATATATTGAATACGGGCTACTTATGCTGGCAATGAACCAAGTTCAAACAGCATTAGAGATATTCAATAAGGTGTTTCAGGAAGAACCGAAAAACATTCGTCTGCATCTTGCCATGGGGCAGGGATATTTACAAATGGGGAATATTCAAAAATCTTATGAACATCTAAAATATGCTTTCTCAAATAGTTATGATTATCCGAGCGTTCTTGATTTGTACATTTATGTATGCGAGCAATTAGGACATATAGAGAATGTGGAAGAAACAATTAAAGCATTCATAGATTTTTATCCCGGAGATGTTTCGCTGATATTGAAATATTCAACATTCCTGTCCAGACATGGTAGAGCACGAGAAGCAATTAATGTATTAAAGGAATATATAGAAATCTTTGGGACCAGTGATGAGTTGGAAAAGGAAGTAAAACGATTGGAATCGATATAA
- a CDS encoding glycosyltransferase, whose product MSIFKSIAEWRKEIPENYRSERVELIEKRKGIKTIRVGGLLYHSQYNPTEEAKKLIEASSLDKKRPVVAIGLGLGYHIQELIQKEYKVIVIEPDKDIAFTAIQNNLLPDDLLLAIPDTLDYLFNDSFFKDYLDKIPQPFFHPVVSRIYSEFCETLIKRISRECFDRQHFNIAIVGPMYGGSLPITRYLNRAFRKLGHQTLLVDTEIAWNVFNSIGKTLKTPKMAHSLEDFYTKFLSEWCLAQVIEFQPEICIVMAQAPVTNLFVSRLNERGIVTAFWFVENWRHLSYWKEIAPFYNLFFHIQPGEFDNKLDAIGCHCHFPIFTACDPELHAPVSLSPDEEKIYKCDLSFAGAGYYNRIKMLKGLTDYNLKIWGVNWNELELLPHVVEGNKGFDTEEYMKIVAGSKINLNLHSSVIHEGVDPDADAINPRVFEIASAGGFQLCDPCKGLEDLFDTQNEIPTYTDLKTLRDKIDYFLKHEEERQQIAQNAQK is encoded by the coding sequence ATGAGTATATTTAAATCTATTGCGGAATGGCGAAAAGAAATTCCTGAAAATTACAGAAGTGAACGGGTTGAACTTATCGAGAAACGCAAGGGTATAAAAACGATTCGAGTTGGAGGGCTTCTTTATCACAGTCAATATAACCCCACAGAAGAAGCAAAAAAATTAATAGAAGCATCCTCTCTGGACAAAAAACGACCCGTCGTTGCTATCGGTTTGGGATTGGGGTATCATATACAGGAACTTATACAAAAAGAATACAAAGTTATTGTTATTGAACCTGATAAAGATATTGCATTTACCGCCATTCAAAATAACCTATTGCCTGATGATTTATTACTCGCTATTCCTGATACATTGGATTATCTTTTTAATGATTCTTTTTTTAAGGACTATCTCGATAAAATACCGCAACCTTTTTTTCATCCTGTTGTCAGCCGTATCTATTCTGAATTTTGCGAGACATTAATCAAACGAATATCTCGGGAATGCTTCGACCGACAGCATTTCAATATTGCGATTGTAGGTCCTATGTATGGAGGCTCCCTTCCTATCACACGATATTTAAATCGGGCTTTTCGAAAATTAGGACATCAAACACTTCTTGTAGATACAGAAATAGCGTGGAATGTCTTTAATTCTATAGGCAAGACTTTGAAAACTCCCAAAATGGCTCACTCACTCGAAGATTTTTACACCAAGTTTCTTTCGGAATGGTGTCTGGCTCAGGTAATAGAATTCCAGCCAGAGATTTGTATTGTTATGGCACAGGCTCCAGTTACAAATTTATTCGTTTCGAGGTTAAATGAGCGAGGAATTGTAACTGCATTCTGGTTTGTAGAAAATTGGCGACATCTTAGTTATTGGAAGGAAATAGCTCCCTTTTATAATTTATTTTTTCATATTCAACCTGGTGAGTTTGATAACAAACTGGATGCTATCGGTTGCCATTGTCATTTTCCCATATTTACAGCCTGCGACCCGGAACTCCATGCCCCTGTTTCTTTAAGCCCTGATGAGGAGAAGATATATAAGTGCGACTTATCTTTCGCAGGGGCAGGATATTATAACCGTATCAAAATGTTGAAGGGACTTACGGATTACAATTTAAAAATCTGGGGTGTAAACTGGAATGAATTGGAACTACTTCCTCATGTAGTAGAAGGAAATAAAGGATTTGATACAGAAGAATATATGAAAATTGTAGCCGGTTCAAAAATTAATCTAAATCTTCATTCCAGTGTTATTCATGAAGGAGTTGACCCCGATGCTGATGCTATTAATCCACGAGTATTCGAAATCGCCTCTGCAGGCGGATTTCAACTTTGTGACCCCTGTAAAGGATTAGAGGATTTGTTTGATACCCAAAATGAAATCCCTACCTACACCGACCTGAAAACACTTCGGGATAAAATAGATTACTTTTTGAAACATGAGGAAGAAAGACAACAGATAGCCCAAAATGCTCAAAAATGA
- a CDS encoding glycosyltransferase family 9 protein, with translation MKILILQTARIGDTIQTTPLFRQIRTKYPHAHITVMIRAMSEEVIKANPDVNDYIIYHEDPIFSDMIARDSDRYMNAYKEVEKLILDLRQRNFDIAYNITHSTSSALLLKLAQIPKVIGAHLSEDWQFTLRGPWTVYFFTSVLSRDYNDLNLCDIFKLYESIPEPVKELVFEVNSNAMEFTDHLFAEYHIEPEDFVVCMQLGASEANKRWPAEYFAQLGKKLHEKYKARIFLVGVPSEAELGQKFQREVPGLAIPLFGKTTIPQLAGLLKRSHLLVTNDTGTMHLASAVKCPVMLVSVGYVHFRETGPYGRGNCAIELRERSFKMDISSKSSEVHPLDRIQPEQVLKAIEWLFSMREKKQLVQHELTPDMDNVNVHISEFAPDGCLQFYPVIRREIDEKDFLRFAYRLMWLEHLNVTPHKQTEIENLHKLFQYYIAPDTKTLTMWNKEFRGSFEELAGKYKQGIHITEQLKSTITDGKIMRAREQVKLLSEIDEQIRIYGELNSYLKPITLVTKFERDNLEGSNPLELAKQTLNIYRGGYERSTLMAKKVKKCCDYLQNNENSLLE, from the coding sequence GTGAAAATACTCATTTTGCAGACGGCAAGAATTGGAGATACGATACAGACCACTCCTCTATTTCGTCAAATTCGAACAAAATATCCGCATGCCCATATTACTGTGATGATACGAGCGATGAGTGAAGAGGTTATTAAAGCCAATCCTGATGTAAACGATTATATTATTTACCATGAAGACCCTATTTTTTCAGATATGATTGCTCGAGATTCTGACCGATATATGAATGCCTATAAAGAAGTGGAAAAATTAATCCTTGATTTGCGGCAACGAAACTTTGACATTGCTTACAACATAACACATAGCACCTCATCTGCTTTGCTTTTAAAATTGGCTCAAATTCCTAAGGTTATCGGGGCTCATTTGTCTGAAGATTGGCAATTTACATTAAGGGGACCCTGGACTGTTTATTTTTTCACCAGTGTTCTTTCACGGGATTACAATGATTTAAACCTATGCGATATATTTAAACTCTATGAATCTATCCCGGAACCTGTAAAAGAACTTGTTTTTGAGGTGAATTCCAATGCTATGGAATTTACAGACCATCTTTTTGCAGAATATCACATCGAACCGGAAGATTTTGTTGTATGTATGCAATTGGGTGCCAGTGAAGCCAACAAACGCTGGCCTGCAGAATATTTTGCTCAATTAGGGAAAAAATTGCATGAAAAATACAAGGCACGGATATTTCTCGTAGGGGTGCCATCAGAGGCAGAATTGGGTCAGAAATTTCAAAGGGAAGTTCCGGGTCTTGCAATTCCACTTTTTGGGAAAACGACCATACCTCAGTTGGCAGGGCTATTAAAACGCTCCCATTTATTAGTAACTAATGATACAGGGACAATGCACCTTGCATCCGCTGTGAAATGTCCTGTAATGCTTGTATCCGTTGGTTATGTGCACTTTCGTGAAACAGGTCCTTATGGCAGGGGAAATTGTGCTATCGAATTAAGGGAACGCTCTTTTAAAATGGATATTTCTTCAAAATCTTCAGAGGTTCATCCTTTAGATAGGATACAACCCGAACAGGTCCTTAAAGCAATCGAATGGCTGTTTTCCATGCGTGAGAAAAAACAATTAGTCCAACATGAACTTACACCGGATATGGATAATGTCAATGTTCACATCTCGGAATTTGCCCCTGATGGTTGTTTACAATTCTATCCTGTTATTCGGCGGGAAATTGATGAAAAAGATTTTCTGCGTTTTGCCTATCGGTTAATGTGGCTGGAACATCTTAATGTAACCCCACATAAACAAACCGAAATTGAAAATCTCCACAAATTGTTTCAGTATTATATTGCTCCAGATACAAAAACTCTTACTATGTGGAATAAGGAATTTCGGGGTTCTTTCGAGGAATTGGCAGGAAAGTATAAGCAGGGAATTCATATTACAGAACAGTTAAAAAGCACTATAACCGATGGCAAAATTATGAGAGCACGCGAACAAGTCAAATTATTATCAGAAATTGATGAACAAATACGAATATATGGAGAACTCAATTCCTACTTAAAACCTATTACCCTTGTTACTAAATTCGAACGCGATAATCTGGAAGGGAGTAATCCTCTGGAACTGGCAAAACAGACATTGAACATCTATCGAGGAGGCTATGAGCGTTCAACATTGATGGCAAAGAAAGTCAAAAAATGTTGTGATTACCTTCAAAACAACGAAAATAGCCTTTTAGAATAA